In Bacillota bacterium, the following proteins share a genomic window:
- a CDS encoding carbon-nitrogen hydrolase family protein — protein MYLVEAGCEYPVFKLDLGIIGITLCREIHYPEIWRIMALQGADVIVHPTMRIDYNGNFNESLHWSMRELLTTKYMLLPATLYKCHLPFGKAMGHARIVDPHGRTRADTSHKTGNCFC, from the coding sequence ATTTATTTAGTAGAGGCTGGATGTGAGTATCCTGTTTTTAAACTTGATCTTGGTATAATTGGTATAACTTTATGCAGGGAAATACATTATCCTGAAATCTGGAGAATAATGGCTCTTCAAGGTGCAGATGTAATAGTACATCCAACAATGCGGATTGACTACAATGGTAACTTTAATGAATCACTGCACTGGTCAATGCGAGAGCTATTGACAACTAAATATATGTTGTTACCAGCCACTTTGTACAAATGCCATCTCCCGTTCGGAAAAGCAATGGGTCATGCCCGTATAGTCGATCCACATGGCCGTACGCGTGCGGATACCAGCCATAAGACCGGAAATTGCTTTTGCTAA